The DNA window taaaaaataacgctagttttaactttttttaaaaaaaaaaatcaagtttagattattagattaatctagagttttaaattaaattgatatttaaattgaattttatatctATAATTCATGGTCAAGGAAAAATGAGGGTCATGTGCCGcatggattattattattattgactgCAATGGACCAAATTAGACCTCCATGAAAAATCGGTATCTAAACGTACGAGattgaattttagaaattttgttTCCCATCCATCACTCTGGTATTTAATATAACATgagaataacaaaataaactaaactaaactaagagagagaggaaggaaaaaaaaaaaggggtgcaAAACagtatttttaatgtaataacatttttatttaatttacgtagattaatatagtaaaaattatgatttcgCTACTCGATTAAATAACATTTGACTTTTCTGATAAGgtaatataatctttttaaagattctataaacaattaaaaaaatattatatgccTCGTGTCTAGGGATAAttccagttttttattttttttttagtttaatgtgggtgtccggttCAGCTTGCGCGCaactcgactaatcccacgggccctaaagttaacgaccatgtaaacctccagtggccatcatatgagcaaccacagggctcgaacttgagaccacagagggagcaaacctcttgatcccaagttcttaccactgggccaccacctagatggttcaattttttatttttgaatacaTAGCTAGATTACTTGAATACTCTTAAAGTAAAACAGTAACAACAAGTATCGAGTCAATGGTTATTTTTATGTCACAcgagttgtgttttttttttttgttatttattgttttgttaatggtattatggttttttaaccaatattaaataatattaaatttttaaaaagttgttgaaGTGAGTGTTGCATACACTGACACGCGGGAGGTGCCTGCGACTTTAGATGGCTTGTATGGCGCCTCCCGGTGGTAGAACCTTCCCTTACGCCGTGTTGTTTGATGCACTGCTATGTCTACTTCCTCTTGGTATGACCCGTGCCGGCAGAGATTGGACGATTTGTCGTCggtcaatctttttttttattcttttctttctctcccccGTGAATTGCatgttggttttctttgttttttatatctcCACTAcgatcctttttcttttaattttttatttttgtccctGATCCTTTTGTAAAggtttgaattctttttagTCCAATCCTTCAATTTCAATTCatcacatattattttttttaaattcagtcCTTGTTCtcttgatgttttattttttttcttagccctTTCATacaagttttattgttttttaatttcatcattcaatccaagtttatgctgtgttatttttttcaatttgatcctagttcttttagttttttttttcattttgttggatttattgttcttttcaatttaacctttaatcaaaaaaaatttcctctttatttttaatttcttatttttgtaaaatttttatttattttcaatttagtcctttaattttaatttatcatatattatttgttttcgaTTTGATCCTTATCCTTTTtacttttgatctttttttttttagttcttttataaaagttttattagttttcaactttatcattcaattcaagtttatgcatgttgttttcttcaatttggtcctcattcatttttttttgttagaattatttttcttttcaatttatctctctagtaaaaaaaaaatagttgcttctaatttattttttattttgattttcacccgcattctttcaattattattttttattttatatcctttttgtgtggttaatttatttttctgttttattcttCCATGTTTTAATTTGTCGGGAATTATGCCTCGCTTATTTTTCATATACGGTGCTTCCGATttaatgactcgggtcatgagtttaaaaagttaatatgaGCCaacatattctttttattttattttattattcaatattagttttttttaaaaaaacaattgtctcGTGGTTTTCTTCAAACATTTTTTATGTCGGGTTATCTTAATATAACGACCCAGACCATGGATTTTGCGGGTTAACTTAAGCTGACTTGCCTCTTATTAACCGGTTTACATGTCTATTATGTTATCTTTggttgactcggttttttttttcctttttttttttatctaattttgtaaCTCCATTGATTTTTTCCCCCCAAggtatcttgtttttttttttatagaaaaattgtCTGTTTACTATCGTTTcgtttaattaaaatgaaactaatatattaaatatggtCGATACTACAACTCAAATCATTGATTTCTCTGAAATACATTTGTGGCACTTAgacattgttttttatgggAAAAAACATGGACCCATGGCGTAGCGCTAATCATGCCTAGTTAGATTATTCTGGAGACTGGATCTATATAAcaattcatattattattattattatttaatattcaatttggTTTAATGAAACgtgtgagaaaaaagaaaatataaaaaggaataCCCTAATCTAGTCTAATTTTGCATCGTTGTTAGAAgttaatgaaaagaaattagaatAAGAATTGAGGAACACGGACTTTGGCGATGGCTTAAACTTTGATATGTGGATTTCAACTAACCTAACCTAGTCCAATTTtgttgttaagaaaaaaaaccctctaaaaTTCTCAGCACGCAGCCGCAAGTCAAGAACCATAAGCGGGGTTGTGGTTGCATAATTAAAGCCCACTGTTTGAAGCCCAGTAAATCTTAGGCCCAATCCATTTTAACCACAATAGGAGACCAAGCAAACTGGAGAAAGAAAGCACACGATAAAATCCACTCAGAAAAATCTGGCACGTGGGCACTTTGTGATGCACATGGGCGTATCAGCAAAATAATGTtcactaaaattaatttagatacattaatattaaaaatatattattttaatatatttttaaataaaaatattttaaaacatatcttATATATCAAGATAGGCATGAGAGCCGAGTGTGCGTTGctgtcatccaaaaataaattcaactaatttataaagtatgtttagaataatgttttttaaaatttttaaaatatttttttatatttttagatggttaatatattaatattaaaaataatttttataaattaaaaaaatattatttcaatatatttttaaataaaaaatattttaaatcataacagTCTTAAAGGGCGTTTGGTAACGAGGTTGCATCTGCGTTTTAAACAAAACGCAGGTGCAACCTGTTtggtaaaggaaaaaaacagttTACTGTTCATGGATCCTACAGTATTTTTGCGTCCGAAACgcaggggaaaaaaaagcaagCGAATGCTGCTTCCTTCACACTGTTCATGCTTAATTAATcagcatgaacagtgtagccAGCTCCACTGTTCCGGTCGGACCGGTTCCGGTTCAAAGctcaaaatgcattgaaccaggtTTGACccggtaaaataaaaaataaaaaatattttatattttttaattgtgctttattcaaaaaactagtgtttaacttTATTCAATGACAatacataaattagacagaaatcgcttgatgacgtagtatttgcagaatttgatcgcaatcccaattttattcctgattatattttacctgatgttgttgcgcgcttaagaaacaaaaaaaaaactgtagtcgttgtcggatgtatttcatacgtgatggaattgtagatagtttaatggaataataaaaaatattttatataaagtattatttattttatgatgtaataacaatagttcaatatataatatttaaattaaaaaccatcaatattaatatatattttttaaaattattttataacctcaatttcaaaaatattattaaccaaacacattaaactactttttgctcaacctcaatttcaaccacagttttaaccaaacatatatttttttaaaccaacctcaactaaaagtactttttataaaacaacttttttcaaaccacaaccgcaacagctaccgcaataccaaacacaagtactttttatattttttcaaaccaacctcaattaaaagtactttttataaaacaacttttttcaaaccacaaccgcaacagctaccgcaataccaaacacaaagagtgtttggtattgcggtaacTAAGGGAGCGTTTGGTATTGCGTTTGTACCTGCGTTTCgtccaaatttgaattttttttttgtgctaaaattgagtgcggtttgtactttttggatcgttttgatgtgctgatgtcaaaaataatttttaaaaaataaaaaaaatcattggcatgcatttcggcacgaaaagctatttgaaaagcacccgcaatcacactgtcaaacacgctctaaacatatattttttgaaagcaacctcaaccaaaagtactttttataaaacaacttttttcaaaccacaaccgcaacagctaccgcaataccaaacacaaagttgtgtttggtattgcggtagctgttgcggttgtggtttgaaaaaagttgttttataaaaagtacttttggttgaggttgctttcaaaaaatatatgttaactgtagttgaaattgaggttgagcaaaaagtagtttaatgtgtttggttaataatgtttttgaaattgaggttataaaataattttaaaaaatatatattaatattgatggtttttaatttaaatattgtatatttaactattgttattacatgataaaagaaataatactttatataaaatatttttcattgttccattaaactatctacaattccatcacgtatgaaatacatccgataatgggtcattgaataatgttaaatactagttttttgaataaaaaaacaattaaaaaataaaaaatcatttttattttttattttactgggtcgaaCCTGATTCAATGCATTTAAAGTTTTGAACCGGAACCGGTCGGACCGGAACAATGTATGCTACACTGCGTGAACAGTGTatgctacactgttcatgctaattaattggCGTGAACGGTGTatgctacactgttcatgctaattagaGCTTGTTTTGCAGTGTgattgcgggtgcttttcaaataactttttgtgccaaaatgcatgccaatgatgttttttttattttttaaaaatcatttacgatccaaaacgtataaatcatattaaattttaacaaaaaaaaaattttaaattttttaggaacacAGGTTAAACCGCGTTCCCGAACGTTtcattaattagcatgaacagtgcgtTCCTGCATCCCGAACATAAATTTACATGGATCCATACATAGcaaactgtgtttttttttaagcttgcaTCTGCAGACGCAACTCTCAAACACCACCATCGTATCTTCTCGTTCACACAGCCgacaagaaaaacacaaattccTCGTGACGTATAGGGATACGTCACGTGCACCCGTCGCAAGTAATCCCGTCCCCAATCCTCTATATTCTAGTAATCGAACAATCCGAGGCTCTCTCTGTATATATAGAAGAGCCTAGTCATTCCACTTCTCAAGGCTACTAATCAAAACACTCAAAacgggaaaaaaaggaaaaatatttggttGCTTCAGTTTCGGTAAGAGAATGGCAGAAGAAGGACAAGTGATTGCCTGCCACACCGTTGATGTCTGGAAAGAGCAATTCGAGAAGGGAAAAGGGACTCAGAAGCTGGTATTTAACCATTTAATTAATGGCTTTTTTTGGGATTTGCCATTAACCTTTGGTGTTGTGTTTGCCATTAAATTGGGATTTtccccctctctttctttttatttagtgggGGGTTTTGTGTATTAAATCTACATGGACTGTATTTTCTTCGTGGAATCTTTGATTTTTCCCCAATttaattaatgggtttttttgggTTGGTTTTATTTTCCCTGAACAAATCACCTGATTTGATCgcaattttgatttaaagaGATTGAATCTGGGTTTTGATTGATTGAAGTCGGGTCTGAAGTTTTCATGGGTAAATTGGTTAAGACTTGTGTATAAAAATGATGTATCTGTCTAATTTGCTGGCCGTACGATTCTGTTTTATCTGGATTTTTCTAAGAAACTTGCTTTTACAGATTGTGGTGGATTTTACTGCTTCATGGTGCCCTCCATGTAAATTCATTGCGCCAGTTTTCGCGGATTTGGCCAAGAAGTTCACCAATGTCACCTTCTTGAAGGTGGACGTGGATGAATTGAAGGTAAAAAATCATATGCCGTTGCCTGCTTGATGCTAAGTGAATGACATGAGAATCTCGTGCCtaaccgtgttttttttttttttttctttctttctaattgATGTTACTGTATGTTTTGCAGCCTGTTGCTGCGGAGTGGGAAGTGGAGGCGATGCCAACTTTTATTTTCCTGAAAGACGGAAAATTAGTGGACAAAATTGTGGGTGCTGATAAAGATGGCCTCCCAGCATTGGTTGAGAAGCACTCGGTTTATACTGCATAATGGGTGGATGATGTATGTTCCCCAGTAGTTTCCGATGTCCTTCTGTCAATGCTTAATTATGGATCATATGCATGTATTTGGCATGTTTATTGTCTTGTGTTGAAGTTGTTTCTCGTGAGAAGCTGGTTTGCAATGTATAATAAAGTCCAGATGATCTTGCTTGTGTAGCTGTAAAGCTGTATCTTCTTTTCTTGGGATGTGCAAGACTCTTGTCATGCCACAGTGTTGACTGTTAGAAACTGGCTACTGTTTGTTTATCGTTTTGTCGGTGTGACCGGTCCCTTGGCAACTTCTGTATTGATTAAAATTCTCTGTGGTACTTAGTGGTGGGGCTtgttctcctcctcctcctcttctttacCTAGATTCGAAATACCTGGATTTTCTGGATTCGAACTTTATTGTGAATGcatgttattgttttatatgtttACTGGGTTTGTAAGATGTTCAGTGAACTGTGAAATTAGCCgcggtacgcgcaagctggtccggacatccacgtaaattaaaaaaaaaaaaaattctctgtGTGGGCATGAGAGCTCAACTAATTAGGATTACTAATTCAAATTGCATGAATTTTAAGTtacattgatattaattttaaagtttatggGAACAATCCAAGCTACTTcatatatctatattaataataataaaaaaaatgtctctGCGAGGAGAATGACGCCTCTAGTAGATGCATGTGACCCCGTGATCAGCCACCTCCATTTTCCATTAATTGCACGACAAACCAAAATTGTCATTACCCACAATTTCCTTTCGATGGATTCAGCATCCTACAAGACCTTTTAATTCCGCAAATCAGGGAACTGAtagaaaattttagaaaccaATAAATCCTCGTAGAGACTTCCGTTCTGTTGCTTGTTGGTTTCGCTGCTTGAACTTATTCGCCGTCGTGGTTGTCCAAATATCTTTTCTCGAGAATTGCAGGTTTTGGCAATTAAGAGATGTGTCTTCATTCACAATTTCACATCCTGTTTTGAGACCTGCTTCAAGAGTACATAAAAcagatttatttttacatataagATACTGATAAAACATAACTTAGTACagtttagtgaaaaaaaaaacaattaaaccaaaaaaataaaaataaaaattaatcgaaaaaatgaaagaaaatctaaaaaatatttatttctgtttagttttagttttaaaaatctaaaaccaattaaatcaaattgaaaaacaataaaaaaagaaaattgtataaatataaacTTTTCTTCGAATCGCAAAAGCCAAATCAAACTCAGCCGCCCTCCTCCCCCAAGCTTTCTTTCAATCTcacttctccctttctctcgtttctacgttttcttttcttctgcaCTGGAAATAGATGTAACAAGGGTGACGGTGAACTTGTGCCAAGTGCCAACTGCCAACAACCCTTAAGTGAAACTACTTGcaacctatttatttttttagattattttaatatattaatattaaaaataattttttaaaaataaaaaatatattattttaatatatttctataaaaaatattttaaaaaatgactgCATCTATAAAACCGGCTCTTAATTATCCTTGTAAAGTTATTGGCTCATCCACAGTCACACTCTCCATAGCACTGTCAAGGTAGTGAATGGCATTTAAATAGCTGTCTATGCTTGAATGAAATGCAATACCAAAACAAGAAATCTGACTTCACAAGCCAATAACCTGTGCCATTTTCTAAAGTGCCATGAGCTTTAGAAAGCTTTCTTTTTCCCATCTTATTGTCAGGCAGTGGGTGTTGGTGTTTTGCCGCCGTGTTGTGGTGGTAGCTGGTGCTGGCAACAATTAGTGATGACAAAGTGGAGGATGATGGGAGGTAGCGAggaacatagttattaaatctgatCCGGATCCGATAGTTAATTTGAATTAAGACCTGATTAAAAGATTTTGATCGGTCACCAAGTCATCCAAAGTtgattctcaatttaattttttactggGTTTTATTTGGTTAATCCAAGTTTTTAACTTGATCATTCGAGTTTTTACCTTCTCTTATTTTATCTTATGCATaactcaatttcaatttcagatCCAAGTCAACTCACCAGGTTGgattaggttttaaaattatgacaaGACTTCTAAAGAGAGTGTGCTGGAGTTTGGTTTAAGATGGTCTTTatattttaggaaaaataggggctgaacatgaaaataatgtGTATTGTTGGTCTTTTAGGAAAGGTTAAAGATGATGTCTGTGTATCTTTAGTTTgttggagaaaaaaatgatgactggtttaattgtttttaattttttatggttaataGAACCGAATTGAAATTAATTGGTTTGaactgattttaatttttaatttaaaaaaaatcaaaggggcTAATCACGGATAGAAGGgaacaaaaataacatatatgttTGGTCTTTCAAgaaaggttgaagatgatgtctttgtttttttggtttgttggagaaaaaatgatagttttttctagttttttactTTAACTAATAGAATTGAATTGAAATTGATTGGTTTGAACtagatttagtttttaatttaaaaaaaattttaatttgattattttttagataaaaacagaatgaaattaaaaattaaaatgtcatcTAGAACGGCATTGAATGAGAACCTTAATAGAATAAAACGATATATTAGAATATCAGCTCTAAACAATGGTAAGTGTCTACTTTTACAAGGTTCCTCGTGGATTAGTGGATTCTCTCCTTTCTGATCAAGATGGGAATAAATTTCCCAGCACTAAACAAATTCGATGCTGCCTATAAAAATCTACCTACACCATGTCTTAAACTTTGACAGAAAACTCCTCACATTGTCATTTATACTGTGTTTCCCCTCCTAGGATCACAATGGTAAGTTGCCATCATTCAAATATTTCATTTGCTTAAATTTTGTTGGCTTGTGATAATTTATCAAGACTAATTAATTGCATATGACAGGGTTACGAAGGATATGGCAATAGCCATGTTTCAGTTGGACCAATGGAGGGCAAAGCGAGGCGCGGTGGGACGGTGGAGTTTACAGCACTGTAAGGCAAGTGGTGATCTGCCATGGAGCTGCTATCGATTCCATTCAATTTAAGTATAACGAGAGGGGGTCCTCTGTGTGGTCGGAGAAGCATGGTGGAACTGGTTGTTTGCAAACAAATAATTATCAGCTGTAAACGTCATACTAATTTGCTTAACAAAATCTAGAATGCTTTTCCAAGTAGAATTCCGGGCTCAAATTTGCAGGTCAAGCTTGATTATCGTGATGAAtatcttgtttttattattactgTTGGTTTGTTAAAAAGtaggttttttta is part of the Populus trichocarpa isolate Nisqually-1 chromosome 2, P.trichocarpa_v4.1, whole genome shotgun sequence genome and encodes:
- the LOC7471930 gene encoding thioredoxin H1; amino-acid sequence: MAEEGQVIACHTVDVWKEQFEKGKGTQKLIVVDFTASWCPPCKFIAPVFADLAKKFTNVTFLKVDVDELKPVAAEWEVEAMPTFIFLKDGKLVDKIVGADKDGLPALVEKHSVYTA